In Egibacteraceae bacterium, the genomic window ACCATGGCGACCTCGGTGACCTCGAGCCAGAGGAGGTCGGCCGGCACACCGGTGCGGGTGAGGGCCGTGGCGACGTGCTCGGGCAGGCTCGGGTCGTACAGCTGGCGGGGCGAGAGGTTGACGCAGACGGCCGGGTGAAAGCCGAGGTTGGTCGCCCAGCGCTGCTGGGCCTGCAGGCTCTGGTCCAGGACGTAGGTGAACAGGGCCCCGGCGAGTCCCGCGACCTCGGTGAGGGGGATGAACCGGTCGGGCGGCAGGAGGCCGCGGGTGGGGTGGTGCCATCGCACGAGCGCCTCGAAGCCGAACAGCTTGCCGGTCCCGATCTCGATCTCCGGCTGGTACAGGCAGAACAGCTCGCCGCGCTCGAGGCCGACGCGCAGCTCCTGGGGCAGCGAGAGCCGTTCCAGCGCCTGCACGCGCAGCTCCTCGTCGAAGTGCTCGGCACGACCCCGTCCGCGGTCCTTGGCGCGGTACAGGGCGACGTCGCCGTCGCGCAGCAGCGTGTGGGCGTCGTGGTGCGGCGCGGCCGTCGCGACCCCGATCGACACGCCGAGCGAGACCTGCTGGCCGGCCTCGAGGGTGATGGGCTCGGCCACGATCCGCAGGATGCGGTCGGTGAGCGCCGTGACGGTCTGCGGGTCGGCGCTCTCGGCCAGGATCACGAACTCGTCACCGCCGAGTCGGGCGACGACGTCGCTGGGCCGCACACCGGCCTGCAGCCGGCGGGCGACCTCGACCAGCACCTCGTCCCCGGCCTGGTGGCCGAGCCCGTCGTTGATCACCTTGAACCCATCGAGGTCGCAGACGAGCAGCACGACGCCCGTGGCGGGCTGCTGGGACCGGTCGAGGACCTGCTCCAGCCGCACGCTCAGGGCCACCCGGTTGGGGAGCCCGGTGAGTGCGTCGTGGTGCGCCTGGCGCTGCAGGCGGGACTCGATGCTGTCGCGGCCCCCGAGGTCGGCGACGAGCGCGGCGATCAGGAGCGACGACAGCGGCCCGAAGGCGAAGAACGCCTGCAGCAACGACACGGAATCGCCCGTGGCCGCCCCGACCGCGACGAACGGCCCGTAGCCCGCCGCGGTGGTCAGCGCCGCCCGCTGGGTGAGCCACAGCGCCATCCAGGCCCCGCCCCGCACCCCGTAGCGAAACGCCGCCCACAGCACCAGGGGGGCCACGGCCATGGGCAGGGCGATGTCCCACCCGCTTCCCGACAGGTGGCTCAACGCCAGGGGGGACACCGAGACCAGCCCGAGCGCGGCGACGAACGCGCCGGTCTCCAGCGGGTGCCGATCGGGGTGGCGCTCGCGCCACGTCAGCAGGACGGGGGCGACCACGAGCACGCCGAGGGCGAGACCTGCAGAGGACTGCGGTCCCCCCTGCGACCACGGCTCGCCGGTGAGCGCCACCGTGCCGATGGTCGCGAAGACC contains:
- a CDS encoding EAL domain-containing protein encodes the protein MGVTAPRTPRHLRALRDASARWEVPAEGAGAPPSLRLPGPLLFVAVGVAYLALSQYAHWLNDPSRLDLGRGFWPAVGLATAALLLSPPRRWGWVIAAVGVAELGGDLANGYPLDATLLFVAACCLTPLVGAGLVRRFVHPRGALVPMRNLIGFLVLGVVVGPLAGGVFATIGTVALTGEPWSQGGPQSSAGLALGVLVVAPVLLTWRERHPDRHPLETGAFVAALGLVSVSPLALSHLSGSGWDIALPMAVAPLVLWAAFRYGVRGGAWMALWLTQRAALTTAAGYGPFVAVGAATGDSVSLLQAFFAFGPLSSLLIAALVADLGGRDSIESRLQRQAHHDALTGLPNRVALSVRLEQVLDRSQQPATGVVLLVCDLDGFKVINDGLGHQAGDEVLVEVARRLQAGVRPSDVVARLGGDEFVILAESADPQTVTALTDRILRIVAEPITLEAGQQVSLGVSIGVATAAPHHDAHTLLRDGDVALYRAKDRGRGRAEHFDEELRVQALERLSLPQELRVGLERGELFCLYQPEIEIGTGKLFGFEALVRWHHPTRGLLPPDRFIPLTEVAGLAGALFTYVLDQSLQAQQRWATNLGFHPAVCVNLSPRQLYDPSLPEHVATALTRTGVPADLLWLEVTEVAMVDDAAYATLDALHDLGVHLAIDDFGTGWSSMGRLSESPWDLLKIDRTFIAKLTVDPRAEHLVRAMISMAHALGIRTVAEGVETAEQLQIVTAMGCDIAQGYLFARPLASLRAIRDLAADGTWRGAVSADAPDRD